Within the Arachis duranensis cultivar V14167 chromosome 10, aradu.V14167.gnm2.J7QH, whole genome shotgun sequence genome, the region gtaacaCCATTAGCAGTTGATTTCCCAGCCTTTGAACACCTTTTGATGCACCCACTGAAACTGCGTTAGCAGATTCAAATGATTCTAAGCACAAATATTGCATGGGAAAAAAATCATGATTAGGAGTCCAACAAAGCCTTGGCATCTTTGATCTCACATATTGTCTCACAccactccctctcttcccttCTCTTGATGCTGTGCTGCTGCTACTTGGGTTTGTTAACTTCCCTTCTTCATTGTtattctcctcctcctcctttgctTCATTATTATTCTCTTCTTCCAATTCCTCATCATCACTCATAGCCGCTCCTTCAGTTATGTCAAATGAATTTTCCTCACCCTCACTATCATTACTACTCTTGCCGCCATTTCCTTCATTATTCTCTTGATTAATCTCAAATCCCTTTGtcatatttattcattttagcAGATGCGATGCTCATAGTAAATGCTACAATAATTTCTTGAATTCCTTCTTTACAAATTACCTCTGAAAACCAAAACAAGGATGCAAACATTTAAATATACACACaactaataacaaataattaaacaagAACATACAGGCTGTAGTAGTGACCACTCTCTATCTATATATACAGTAGTAATTAATGACTAGCTAGCCTTTAAAACCTATATTCACTGAAGCAATTAAGCTGCCTACTTCGCTATCTGATCTTTAATATACCATAGCTTGAAGAGCACTGTGAAAAAATACAAGAATAAGTTGTTCCAAAATGTCTGCCTGAACAAAgttcaaaagaataaaaagaacaaTCAGAACCCATAGGAAGCT harbors:
- the LOC107469921 gene encoding probable ubiquitin fusion degradation protein C12B10.01c — its product is MTKGFEINQENNEGNGGKSSNDSEGEENSFDITEGAAMSDDEELEEENNNEAKEEEENNNEEGKLTNPSSSSTASREGKRGSGVRQYVRSKMPRLCWTPNHDFFPMQYLCLESFESANAVSVGASKGVQRLGNQLLMVLQNTKIKLHLWYV